The following DNA comes from Alnus glutinosa chromosome 6, dhAlnGlut1.1, whole genome shotgun sequence.
GATTTTCCCCGTTTTGATGGCACCAATCCTGCGGGCTGGACTTATAAAGTTAATCAGTTTTTTGATTACTATCAAACTCCCCTTCATCAGCGCCTTCGCATGGCCTCATTCCACATGGAGGGCGAGGCCCTCATCTGGTTCCAGGACGCAGAGGAGTCAGGGCAGTTTCCGACGTGGGATGCTTTTGTCCATGCCCTGTTAACTCGATTTGGGCCAGCTTATGACGATCCGATGGAAGAGTTGATGCGGCTTCGTCAATCTTCTTCGGTGGCTGAATACACCACTCAGTTCGAGGCTCTTTCTAATCGGCTTCGTGGGGTCTCTGATAGGAACCGCTTGAGTTGTTTTCTCAGTGGTTTAAAGGATGATATTAGACTTCCTATCCGTATGCTACATCCTACCAGCCTTATTGATGCGTTTGGCCTTGCTAAACTCCAGGAAGAATACTTGCAGAGTTTCAGACGTCCTGTCCGTTCTGCTAcgtcttctttttcctttggccGTCAGCAGAGCTGGAACCATGCAGGCACTGTGTCCTCCCCTGTTCCAATCCCTGCATCTGCCCCATTGGCTTTACCGGCCAAACCACATGCTGGACTCCCAATCCATCGTATTTCTCCTGCTCAAATGAAGGAACGCCGGGAGCGGGGCCTCTGTTATTACTGTGACGACAAATGGCAGCCTGGCCATAAATGCAATCTCCTAGCCTGTATCTCCTATCTGGCTTGGAGCTACTTTCGGAGGAAGCTCCTGAAGATGTTTATTATGATTCCACCGACACAGTTGAGCCTACGCCGGAGTTTGACGTCGTGGAATGCAAAGACCCTGAGATTTCCTTAAATGCTATTTCTGGTTCGCTCGGTGCTAAATCCATGCGACTTTTGGGTTTTCTCCTCCGACACCAAGTAAGCATTTTGGTTGATTCAAGCAGTTCTCATAACTTCCTGGATCAGTCCTTGTTGCTTAAGGTTCCACTCTCCCTTGAACCTACTCACCGTCTTCAGGTTAATATTGCGGATGGCACTTCCATTCCATGTTCAGGGATGGCCTCTTCGGTTTCCCTTCGGATCCAGGGCCACACTATCATCTCAAATTTCTATTTGATCCCTTTAGGGGGCTGTGATGTTGTCCTTGGCGTTGAGTGGCTTCGCACGTTGGGCCCCATCTTGTGGGATTTTACCCAAATGACCATGTCGTTTACACTGCAGGCCCAGAACCTTACGCTCACTGGTGTACCCCCTGGCGAACTTTCGGTGGCTGATGGAGCCCACTTTCTTCAGTCCAACTCTGCCGCTACTAAGGGCCTCCTATTGAAGTTACTCTCTTGTGATACAGCTCCACCCCCTACGGCCTTACCAGTTCCCATTCAGACACTCCTGGACTCCTTTACAGAGGTTTTTTCCACACCTACTAGTTTGCCGCCTTCTCGTACCCATGATCACAGCATTGTCCTCAAAAGCCCACACCCTGTCAATATTCCCTCCTATCGCTACCCTTATTTCCAAAAGGCTGAGATTGAGAAGATCATACGTGAGCTCTTAAGCACTGGGGTCATTCGCCTCAGTCAAAGTCCTTTTTCGGCCCCAGTCCTTTTGGTCCAGAAGGCTGATGGCAGTTGGAGGCTCTGCGTGGACTATCGCGCCCTTAACCGTGACACCATCAAAGACAAATTCCCAATTCCGGTTATTGACGAATTGTTAGATGAACTCCATGGTGCAACTGTTTTCTCCAAGCTTGACCTTCGTTCTGGTTATCACCAAATCCGGATGAAGCCCGACGATGTTCCTAAGACTGCGTTTCGCACTCACGAAGGCCACTACGAGTTCCTTGTCATGCCATTCGGCTTGACAAACGCTCCAGCCACTTTCCAGGCCCTCATGAACGAAATCTTCAGTCCATTCCTACGCTGTTTTGTTCTCGTCTTTTTTGACGATATATTGATTTACAGCCAGAATTTGGAGGACCATGTGCACCACTTAAAGGCAGTTCTGGAGGTTTTATTGCAGCACCATCTTTTTGCTAAACAATCCAAGTGTACATTTGCTGTGGCTGAGATTGAATACCTTGGCCATTTTATCTCTCATCAAGGAGTTCGAGCGGATCCGGCGAAATTGGAAGCCATGCTGAATTGGCCTTTTCCGCAGTCGATTAAAGCCCTGCGCGGGTTTTTGGGCCTTACCGGTTATTACCGGAAGTTCATTCGGCACTATGGTATTTTGGCTGCTCCCTTAACGGCTTTATTAAAGAAGAATGCCTTCCTCTGGTCTCCAGCTGCGTCGACTGCTTTTGATCAACTTAAGAAGACGATGATGACTCCTCCGGTTCTCAGGCTCCCAGATTTTTCTATTCCCTTTGTGGTAGAATGTGATGCTTGTGGGACGGGCCTCGGCGCAGTTTTAATGTAGCAAGGCCGACCCATTGCTTTTCTCAGCAAGGCCCTTAAGGGCCAGGCACTCCTTCTCTCTACTTATGAGAAAGAGCTGCTTTCCTTAGTCACCGCTGTCCAGCAGTGGCAGCCTTATCTGTTGGGACACTCTTTTACGGTGCGTACGGATCATCAGGCTCTCAAATTTCTGTTGGAACAATGGGTGGGAACAGTCTTCCAGCAGCGTTGGTTGTCCAAGCTGCTCGGCTACGATTTCCAAAATAGAATACAAAAAGGGCCGTGACAATGTGGTTGCTGACGCCTTATCCAGGTTGCCCGAGTCTAATCCTTCTATTTCTCTCATCTCTTTTCCGACTCCTACTTGGATCTCGGATTTTAAGGATTCTTATCTCTTAGATCCATACACTGCTGCCTTGTTACTTACTCTGCAGCAGGGAAAGGCTGCTCCTAAGGGATACTCCTTGCAGCAGGGTTTGATCCTTCGCAAAGTCGACTTTGGATTGTGAAGGGTTCACCGTTTCAGCAACTACTTTTGGAATTCATCCACGCCAATCCCGCGGCAGGACACTCCGGGTATCACAAGACCATCCAGCGTGCCAaggcaaattttttttggacaggGATGCGTGCTGATATTAAGAAATTTGTTCGTGAATGTTTGGTGTACCAAACAAATAAGCATGAGACACTGCCCTCCCCAGGCCTGCTCCAGCCTTTGCCAATACCTTCCCGGATCTAGTCAGACATCTCCATGGACTTCATTGAGGGCCTTCCTTTGGCTCATGGTTTTTCTGTTATCATGGTCGTCATCGATCGTTTTTCCAAATATGGACATTTCATCTCTTTAGCTCACCCGTATACTGTTGCTACCGCTGCTCAAGCCTTTTTGgccaatattttcaaattacatgGGCTGCCGGCAACAATTGTTTCGGACCGTGACCCGGTGTTTACTAGCTCTTTTTGGCGGGAACTATTCCGTCTCCAGGGCACTACTCTGGCCTTCAGCTCAGCCTACCACCCCTAGTCGGATGGGCAAACAGAGGCTCTCAACAAGTGCCTTGAGACCTACCTTCGGTGTTATACGGGTGCCAAACCAAAAGAATGGAGTGTGTGGCTTCCTATGGCTGAGTGGTGGTATAATACTAACCACCACTCCTCTACTAGTCTTACACCGTTTGAGGCTGTTTATGGCTATCCACCACCCTCTCTTTTATCCTACATTCCTGGCACCTCAGCTAATCTCGCAGTCGACTCCCAGTTGAGGGATCGTTCTACTGTCCTTTCTATTCTTAAGGAGCATCTGCGCGAGGCCCAGCATCGGATGAAGACTCAAGCTGACAAACATCGCACTGAACGTGAATTTCAGCCTGGCGACTGGGTTTTTCTGCGCCTTCAGCCTTATCGTCAGAAAACCGTTGCTCTGCGCCGAAACCTGAAGCTCTCTCCTCGCTTCTTCGGACCATTTAAAGTCTTACGTCGCCTTGGGTCTGTTGCATATGAACTGGACCTGCCTTCTGACACGCGTATTCACCCAGTATTCCACGTGTCTTGCTTGAAGAAGAAACTGGGTCTACACATCACACCTCTTTCCACCCTCCCGCCAATCGATGATACTGGTGAAATTCGCCTCGAGCCAGAGGAGTTGCTTGCACGCCGAATGGTCAAATGTCGCGGCAAAGCGGCTACAGAGGTCCTTGTTCGTTGGATGGGTGCTTCTTCGGCCGATGCTACCTGGGAGCTTTTATGGGATCTTCAACATCAATacccgcaccttgtgggcaaggtgctctgATGGGAGAGGCCTTGTCATGGGCCTATCAGGGGACTAGCCCATGGGTATCAATCTACCATGGGTTATTACCAATAGACAGCTAAGAAGGAATGACGTAGCAGGAAGGTGTAGACCGTTGCAAGGAGAATTCTAGAAGTATTCCAGAATCTGTTATTCTTAttgttcttttactattttacccTAAGTTTGTTATTGCTTACTGTcaaggagagagagagcagaaGATTCCTAACCGAGTCTATATAAGAACTATGTAGTAAGGGAATAGAACACACTTGAGAATTATTGTGATCCTTCCTTTGGAGAGACTGAGCCTCTCGAATCGCTCAGAACTATCAATACCAGTATTATTCAGTATCttccctttccattttctctatTAATCACAAATCCCCTTACAATGTCACAAGAGAAAAAGATCCAAGAGATCTATTATGAGAGCCCATCTTGAGCTCCCGAGACCAAGAGAGACAATGCGATCTCTAGATTGTGAATCGCGTGCACATTAATGGATTGGAtcaaagaggggggggggggggaagacaTGATCGGCCATATGGAGAATTTAttgaagattttattttattttattctgttATTTAAATTAGGATTGTATTTGATTGCAATTTTCCTTTATTACAGGCATTTCCTTAATAGGTTTAGTTTTCCTTTTGCTCGTTATTAGTATCTACAAAGGAGTTAGAGAGCGGTtcagttttgttttgataaatttatcaataaaaaaataaccagAGTTtgggttttctcttatgtttgCCTCAATTCCTTAATAGACTGATCACAGTTTTGAGACCCATTACTTTCACACTGCATCTGTAAGTGTCTATTTAATTACACtataaagttaataaaattatcaatgaaTTAAGTTATAAAGAAGATAATTTAGTTATCGAATAgaatttcccaaaaaaaaaaaaacaaaacaaaattgtaaataaaaaggaaaaatttctCCTACCCACCCTCCACCGGACACAAGCTGAATCCGATGGCAAAATTAAATGTCTAATGATAGAATATAAGAATGCCACATTCTATCAAATTCAGGTTGTGGGAAAACTATTGATTCATCGTTGCATAAGAGCTATACAAATTCTCATACTCTCCAAGGtatcaaaaatataaacaaaatcatattaatAAGGGCAGTCTACCAAATGAGAGCTCACATGCATTTATTGTAAAATCTCATTATCAacttaatttcttaattttatattattattataatttttttattttttattttttatgttcttggTCTTACACCACCACTAAAGCCAACGGTCAAAGATATAGTGAAGAAAAATTAATGGTAAGTGAAATATCTAATAAGAACATAGCGTTTCCATAGTGTCTCCAGAAATTATATAAGCTAGACTGCTGATATATTTatagagatatgatcttttatcactccaagacacaactcttgaccaccttGCCCATATGGTAAAGTAGTCCCCCAATTcgctttaggtttttttttttttttttaaaaaaaagatattaaaaaaagaataagttgCCACGTGGACAAAGGTGGTCAGGAATTATGTCTTTGAGTGGTAATGTATCGTATCTCTATGTTATAATGGTACCTTTCTTAGCAGAAACGTGGCAAAACCATTGGTAGGTACTTTATAGTACTGTAGCAAAAGTAAATCCCCAAAGTAATTCATTTGCAAAGACAAACATTATATACATAACCCTTACATAGATCTATTTCTCGACAACTTCAGTGGTAAAGgtgtaaattaaatttaatgttcACCAACAGGACTTGGTTTAATTTGAATGTTATCAATATACCAAAACAGTAAAAAAACACTAAGAAAGTTGATCAAATTAGGTCTGCCACATATTATTAGACACAAGTCCTTGAAAGTATGCCACATAGCAAAAAAGTACTGGCCATATATATATGCCTCTTAACCAGTGCAATGGATTGAACAAATTCAACTTTGAGCACATGCAAATAGGACTTTTATcctataaaaactttaaatatccttctaaagaaaagaaaaaggagacgCCAGAATATTGCAATCTATTCTCcaatttaaacataatattaatTTGAGGTGAAATCCTTTAACTACGGAAATGACATCAATTTTGCATTCAACGAACAAACTATCATCTATCAAGTAGCCCGCGAGGTAGGAGCAAACATGACTGTAACCGAAATTGTGACAGCACTTGAGATCTGTCAGTGCCAAAAATTCGGAGGAACCATAACAGTAGCCGGGTTCTTGGAGCCAGTACTCAACTGTAAGAGACAAGAGTTGGTCATATGTAAATTCAAGCGAGAAATGAAGGTTTACAGCATATTTTTGCATAAGAGAACATACATGTCCTTTCAAGATGCTTGCTAATGGTTTGGTTCtgttgggtggtccctcctaCGTGGGGGGACCAACCCATAAGCCAAAGAAACAGAGGCTGTCGCCTCTGTTTCTGTTGGCAGAGGGCAAGTCGcccaaatgaagaagaaaaagaaaaaaaataaaaaggaaggcTTGCAGTTCTTTGAAGCTTTAGATAGAGAGGgaagctttgttttttttgaaacagaAGCTCGAGCAAACAGTGAGGGAGGAGAAGAAAAATAGTGTTTTACACATATCCATTTCCGTCAGAGATTAGAGGGTCATTTATGGTCAgatcttgatgaaatttcaaTATGTTGTTCCTGACGACGAGGGCTACGCATTGACTGGTGTCGATCGTTGAACTTCCTCTCCAGTTGCTCGGTTGTTCATCCCCACTTGGTGAgacctttctttgttgttgttggaatccacttttatagtgatgaatttatgttttaatccaagaatgtgtgtattcttgatgtgatgataacctctagatattattctagagaagacaatttgtaagcccattattgttgatagtggagggttttccacgtaaaaattttggtgtcttgcttgtgATGGTTgttggatttatttttctgcattgtttttGGATGAGTTGATATTATGATGCTAGCTAGATTGACTATTTACTTTACACAAAGAGGAGTAGATAATTTTCGCTATGCATTTTGTTATTGGCATTCACCCCCAACAGGTTCCTTATTCGCAACTTGTACTTTGCGTACAATTTTCTGTCGGGGGGAAGAATTTCTGAACCATCTAATACCAGATAGAGAGACAAGCATGTGTCGGCCCCTGTTCCGTCTCCCTCTGGAAAGAGCTTCAACTTCCTATATCCATATTCCAAAATATAAAGCAAAAGGTTGTAAACTAACAGAATAAGTctgatatatataaaagagcTGTGAAACGTACGTCAATCATACCATTTTCTCCCTTCAACAGTGAATTGCTCAGAGAAATAAAATTTCTGTTTCAAGCATTTAAAGTTGTTAAAGTTGTCAATCTTCCAAGTGAAATAATTACTTTGAGGTTGACTTATCATCGACAAACACTCCCCTTTACAAGTTATGAAAACTTCCTCCCCAAAGGCACAAGAGTCATCAACAAGATAGCCGTTTGATGAATCATTGAGAGTATCATGGGAAAGCAACTGGGCGAATCCCCACTCAGTCTTCCAGTTTCGAAAGCGTACTCTCCCATTTGCATCTAAGTTGGTGAGGTTCACAAGCAATTGTAAAGTCACTTATCAAATCCCAACATAAATATATTAGCGAGGAACATCGAAATTAACAAATTGCAAGCAAAGAAAAGCTACCTTGGATAATCTGGTACTCGCTTCGGATTTGATCAAGGACAAAGAATCGTATTGTGTTAACCTTAACCTCCCAGCCAGGTTGAAGATCATTGGTATCTGCTATTGCCAAGTATACAGAGATGTGACCGTCCCCATTGCTGTTCTTTCTCCCATTTGGGTAGGGTGCCAATCTCCTAGATATATATGGAAATGAAAATGCTcatatttttctattcttttttctttttcttttttttttttttaaaaaaaaaagaccaaaaagaaagaaacagttTAAAGGAGAAGAGGAGTTCTGAAGATGCACCATTGATAGCCGCCAACTTCAAACTGGCCTGAGTGACATTTTTCCTCCTCCATCCCTAACAGTAATGAGAAATTCTTGATTTGAAATGTATAATGAGCTGGTGGGAGATCTCTAGTTGATAGTACGATTCCTGtgatgaaaataaagaaaaaaaaaaattatattcgaGAAAACATAAAGCTAATTATTTTGATACTTTTTGTTAATAGTTGTATATTCAATCAGACGTCAAAGGCTTGGGCAGTAGAGTAAttcttgaactttttttttttttttttttgataagtagagtAATTCTTAAACTTTTAAATGTATCATATGAAACCTTTAGGTAATTTATTCAGCCTCTTCCCCTCTCAAGAGGGGGGTTTTATGTGCTATCTGTTGCAGTTGAAATAATTTTGATATGGTATTAGGATAGCATAAATTCATAATTGACCTAGAGTTCAATGTTACCATCCTCAAAAAAATACTACgcaataaataaaagtaaataatagATATGACTGAAGTAAGCGCAGCTTTGAGGTTCATTTTTCAACATTATTACACTTAAATCCAATACGTGTTTGAGATGCAAGCGAGAATTCTGACCATGCAGCTTAATCATACAGATCTTTTGATAAGTTAGTGTTCATGCAAACCTACCCATTGGCAAATATGTTCAGGAAAAAACTATTAGTGGATTATATTCACACCAGATTGATCGAGCAAATGCAAGTACTTTCGATACTCTTGACAATTATTAAACAAGTAACTAGCAATTAGAGAGAGGCCGGGAGAGTACTTTATATACCACTTGCATCATTTTCAGTAGGTCGTTGAGGCCGGGGATGGCAAGTTTTATATCCCATGTTTGCTTTTTGAGTTCTTCTTAATTCTCCCGGTGGTCCTTTAAAGCAGAACTGCTTCTGATATTCTGAGGAAGCTCAATTGGCTTTAGCTAGATATATatactcgtatatatatatatgtggtccTCGATCTATGCATTAAGgaatggaaaatgttaaatttacaacaccaacacaacaatcacacaacaacccctcacatgagggtggaccccacacactggggcccaccctcatgtgaggggttgttgtgtggttgttgtgatggtgttgtgtatgaatcaaatcccggaAGGAATTAGGAGTTACAATATATCGGtgtgttagaaataatcaacatattatttaatctaacatgcgcagcggaaaacgaataaacaggatttaggcttacctctagccatgtttgctcaagcgtctccacgatccatctgaagaacaagaaagattatttgagggatcttctaacctatgcctattgcttgattgccgtactgatggtgtacacaggcactctatttataggctaggttagggaccctcaaaatggtaaacaccgtatttgtttccttccatcaaggaaacaatatcgttaattgattttaaaatcaattaaccgattccatatttacggtaatctaaattaatagaaataaccataataccgattccatatttacggtaatctaaattaatggaaatatccataatgccgtatatgtttattgaaaaaataataaacatagtaaatactgtaaatgtgatataaaggccacaaccaaaaaggaataatatattatattctcccacttggactttataacacatgaccatatggtattaggttctttagttttggccaatcttttatggaatcctccaactcagttaagaaatgtttcacacgaatcatggcggtaaaaccattataaaattaggtcgtcccttccatgtatcacgatgtaaaacactccttacatgagtaccttatggataatcaagctttatgaatgaacttcctataagtcattcgggtccaactttatttatcctcatggataaaataacaaatgtgcacaaaaaatctttattacaataactttatgtctatagaccaaaaagagacaaaccaagcgaaaatgaattaatgagtctcatatattcctcatgactttattctttctttaccggtaaactttaagtcatgggatccgcaatcattaattcagtacttatatgctcaatagaccctttatgtctcttaatgttatctctcata
Coding sequences within:
- the LOC133871607 gene encoding uncharacterized protein LOC133871607, producing the protein MEEEKCHSGQFEVGGYQWRLAPYPNGRKNSNGDGHISVYLAIADTNDLQPGWEVKVNTIRFFVLDQIRSEYQIIQDANGRVRFRNWKTEWGFAQLLSHDTLNDSSNGYLVDDSCAFGEEVFITCKGECLSMISQPQSNYFTWKIDNFNNFKCLKQKFYFSEQFTVEGRKWKLKLFPEGDGTGADTCLSLYLVLDGSEILPPDRKLYAKYKLRIRNLLGVNANNKMHSENYLLLFV